Part of the Triticum aestivum cultivar Chinese Spring chromosome 4D, IWGSC CS RefSeq v2.1, whole genome shotgun sequence genome is shown below.
caccttcctgtgccttccattttagcaaatccagtgtgcagcccagctttttcagactattatcgcatcctggatacaacgactttttgtgatcctctaacatgcgatccaaattctccctatccttgtcagtttcgcagcgtctccgtgcatcagcaatggtccgaccaagatcatcagcgggctcatcatgtgcctcttcttcaccttcacctaacccttccccaccttcagcatcatcctccatgaaagtatcaccgaaatgatcatgatagttgtcatcgatatcatccccttcttcatcttcttccattctaacccctctttctccatgcttggtccaacaattatagcttcgcatgaaaccgtgccgaagcaggtgcatgtgaacgtctcttgaggaggagtaacccttctgattcttacagacagcacatggacagataataaaaccttgctgcttgttcgcatttgccactacgaggaaatctttcaaacccgtagtgaactcgccggagagtcggggaccgtacatccattgccgattcatctgcattattattatataaagtatataattaaccatcatgcatttgttaaactaactagctagaaataatacaaattaaacaatgaactacacacatgcatattttatcaatgacacatgaaaggttcaagttgctaatcgcgatcgcggaggaaaaataaatgagaaagctcaagtgtggctcggacacttcatatcatgtttgtttcaggttctcgggcatttcatcgaacaccttgtgtgcataggaggaaccaaaagcaaacccaccatccccttctgaatattgtgaagtgagctgagtgaagtgaagtgagctcagtcctatatatagggatgggcctttagtcccggttggcctggccaaccgcgactaaaggccttcggggacctttagtcccggttgccaggccaaccgggactaaagcccctcccgtccgccagctgtcgaccgagcgcgctgggcccagatagttggtcgcgggtctcctcgcgaaccgcgactaaagaccccttttgtcgcggttcgattattttggggactaatgggggcgtatggaagcctctttttctactagtgtagaggACAGATCTTTGATTCTGGAGCAAACGGCATGTTGGTCCTCGTTCTATCAGTCCTCACACTTGTCTTGGATGTAATATCATATAATGCAATTTCGATATATGGATACATGTTTGAATGCTGatacaataatttatatatgtacTGCAATGTGATGTCATCATTAAGTGTAAAATGCTGCCACTGCAGCAAAAACAATGTCAAGGCAAATTTCCCTAGGCGAGCTTACAAGTGGCGGGCGCCCCCGCCACTGTAATATATTACCAGTGGTTGGTCATAGAAGCAACGGTTAATATTGCGCGGTCATTGTTCTTCAACCAGCCGGAGCGCTAAACATTCCCGACCTCTTGTTCTCGACGAAGACCACGCATGCACCCCTTTTGCCAAAACCGCACTAGTCAACATACTTCCTCGCATTTACCTGGAAAGTCTTGGGCAAGGTCCTGGCTCAGCCTCGCCAGGGTCGACGCTCCTCGCTGCCGTTTGTCAAACAAGCAAAACTAACTTTTTTTTGATGTAGTACTAGTAGTAGAAGTTAATGAAAATTGGTTGTACCTGGACCTGAAGTTGTGTATTTACAACGGGACGTAGTGGTACACAATGCCTATTTTCTGTGCAAATCAGCTTCACAAACTAGAGGGAAGAAACCCGTCGTCCACAAACGTCGTCGCCCACGTCCTCGAGAACACGGTGTCGTCGAAAGAGCCGAAGAAATCGTCCAGCCCCACGGGTGCCCGGAGCTTGGACTTGTCGTCCGCCAACTCCGCAGCGATGCAAGACGATACTGAGACCGCCTCGCCTGCCGTCGTCGTGCCCCGCGGTGACTTGGGTGGGTGGTGCGCGAGCGTGGTGATCGGCACGGGCACAGCGTGGCAATGGTCGTCGATGTACGTGACGATGAGCACCTCGGGCTTGGCCGGGCTGCGATCCACCAGCTTCCGCGCCGTGCACGCCCTGAGGCTGCTGCACTTGTAGTAGGCTCTGCACAGGCATTTCTCACTGCATCTCACACGTCTGGTGGAGCTTGGATTCGTCGGAGAAAGTTAATGATGTAGGAACAGTTGATTACCGAGGAAACGGGGAGGCCTTGATAGGTTTCTGGCCGTACTTGCGCCACGCCCACAGGTCGTCGGCGGTGCTGTTGGCGACGCCGCCGTGGGCCACCGGCACCAACCGCACCACCTTCTTCTTGCTGCTTCGACCAACCAAACATTACTGATCATCGCTTCATACGGTAACTAACCAAGAGATGATCTTTATACGCACCTTGTTTTCCGCCGCCTGTGGGTGGGAGTGCCAACGCCCGGTTTCCGGCCAGTCTGCTTCCTTCCCGGCAGCGTCTGCCCGGACGTCGAGAAGGAGATGGGCACGTTGCGCTCGCGGGACGTCGACGACGGCGTGATGGAAAATGGCGCCCGAGGCCGCTCCATGACGTCGTAcaacgacgacgaggacgaggaagCCGCCTTCATCCGTTGCCCGACGAACTCCCCGGAGGATGCCACACGGGCGACGACTCCCCGGCCAGCCCGCGCGGCTGTAGGCTCTGGTTCTGCTTCCGAGGCGGGAAGTACGGTCGAGCCGCCGCAGCTCCTCACGACCGCCTCGAGGCCCCAATCGGCGGAGTCCATGATCAGTTTGGTCGAGGCAGAGGAGAAGAGAGTGTGGTTGACTTCGGCGCGGGATTCTTGGAGCGTGTCATCGTGCATGCATATATAGTGCTCCCATCGATTGGTAGAAAGTCAAACACGCCGCCGAGTGATTTGCAAAGCATGAAAAGCGTCAACGAGCATACTACGATAAAAAAAACACTCtagaaatatatataaaaaataaactCACTAGGAAGTCCTGCTGTTTCGCTTTAAGAAGGCGAATGCGCAAGATCGCATCCACACTTGACCGATCGACCGACCTACCTAGTTTCATTAGGTATGTCATGTGCTGAAACTGGCCATGTGTGCATCTCTCACTGGACCAGCTTAGCAAGGTGCTACATAGGGATCGATGCATCCCGGATTGCAGGATGTACTTGCACCGTGGGCCATTTTCATGCCTTCAAGGGCTCCCACATGAGTCATGCCGTTTTTTCTTCTTAAGTAAAAAAAACTGAAGATGCCATTAACCTCCATGCACGTTCCTCCTTTGTAGAACAACTTTTGCGGTACTTATCCTCACAAATACATATTTTAATGCGAACCaatctatggttggatggttagaaggacagTGATATTCGCAGCTCATCAAGGTTCAAATTCTAGTTCTCGCATTTTTCTGGACTTACTTCAAGTCCCATCGATTACTaggcgcctatggtgacttcgaAAATCTCAAGATTGCGCGTATATATGAGTATTTGCATTCGTACTACGTTAAAAAATACATAATATAACTTGTCAGTTACAAGATTGTTATTTTTCTCAATAAAATTTTTAGAAGATTGTTATTTTAATGTGAAAAATGTTTGTCACATTAAAAGTTTTTTCCTTCACAACACTTGGTTATTTGATTAAAAAAATACTCCTCCCGCGCCGGCCCTTCAAAGCTTCATGCAAACTCTGAAGAACTTGGTTGGTGGGCCCACTTCCACTCGCTCGTATCTCGCCGCGGCCTCACACCCTCTTCGTTggttctctttctctctctttttcctgGGCACCTCGCTCTCCCAACCAAGCTTCCAATGTTGCCTCTGTTGCCGACAAAGACGATGACCACATCATGCGCCGTTCTCTCCCAGCGCAACTCCGGCCCGCCTCTATTCTTCTATCCCCCAGCACAGCCTTGTTGTTTTGCCATCACTCACGGCCCTATAGTGGCGGAGCGTGACCAGCAACCAAGAGAGGGTCAAATTCAAACTAAAAGCAAAATATCCATGAAAATAGGTGCAATCAAGTTTACATGGACATGGCAATTAGAAATTTATACACCGTTAGAACGTCTCTGAATCAATTTTCCTTAATTGAATTTGAAACATATATTGCTTTACTCCTTGTTCAGCAATTCATCTCGTCTGCAAACGCCGCATTGGGCCGTCAAGATGCAGCACTTTTAGCAGCATGAGAAGAGCAGTCGTAGTTGTGGTGTGAAGATGCAGCAGCAAACCACCGCCAACGAATGCAGCATGGCAGGAGTCCGAGATAAGGAGAAGGGCAACATCAGCAGTGGCTTGAAGATGAAGTAGCAAGCTTCCGATGTGGCGGCGGATCGCAATCCAAGCCTCGATGGAGTAGTTGAGAAGGGAGAGAACAAGATTGGTAAATTGGGACCTGGGAGGAAGACCAGAAACCAAATCGCCGTCGAGGCTAGAGAGATGCAGTTATCAATCGTGAGTAATTGAGAAGTGCATTGGGTTGAGGAGGAAAATTATGTACTCATTGAAGGGGTTGGACAAAATCGTAGTAATAAGGAGTTTCGCTTTTTGGAAGGGGGGCCAGCCACTTTCGGCCCTCGACAATTTCCGGCTCAACAGCCATGGCCTGGGGAATGTGAGTGAATGACAATGACGACACGACGGCCAGGACAATAACCCCATCAACATCCAATATGACAACGAGAGGCGGGTGCTGGTGATTTCTAAGATTGTGTTTCTGCTGCGCAGCAATGAGACTTTGAATGTGAAGGGGTGCCGAAtatccgagcctaataccaaacagacatcacaccAACATCTAACATCTAACGTCGGATGCCCCATCCAAGCCACAATACCTGGACGGGGTTACACATCGGTCCGGCGCACTTGCAGTGGCCACCACATgcgcacctgatacgtctccaacatatctataattttttattgtttcatattattatattatcaacttggatgttttatatacacttacaagcaattatatatctttttgggactaacctattaagttagtgcccagtgctagttgttgttttttgcttgtttttggtttcgcagaatatcagtaccaaatgaagtccaaacgccaccagattttttggagattttttctataGAAAATAGACACTAGTAGCTCCGCGAGAAGACCAGAAGATGGATCATGGGCCCacgtggctccgtttgacctaactctgcctctataaattctAAAAAATCCTGAAACCAACaagggagtccacgaaatactttttccgccgccgcaagtttcagaaccacgagatcccatctggaggccttttccggcactctgccggaggggtatTCGACCAAGAAGGggctcttcatcatccttgctgccctccgatgatgcgtgagtagtttaccacggacctacgcatggcttcttctctctatttgatcttcaatacagtgttctccttggtgttcttggagatctatttgatgtaatgactttttatcgtgtgtttgttgggatctgatgaattgtgagtttatgatcagatctatccatgaatattatttgagtgttCTCTGAACTCATTTATGCgtgattgttatagcctcatatttttctctgatttattggtttggtttggctaactagattgatttatcttgccatgggaagatgtgctttataatgggttcgatcttgccgtgctcaatctcaatgacagaaagggacatgacacgcatgtattgttgctattaagggtaaaaagatgagATTTATTTCATACGTGaatttatcttgtctacatcatgtcatcttgcttaaggcgttactctgtttttccatgaacttaatacactagatacatgttggatagaggttgatgtgtagagtaatagtagtagatgcagaatcgtttcggtctacttgtctcggacatggtgcctatatacatgatcattgccttggatatcgccaTAATTATTTGTTTTTTCTATCAATCGCCaaatagtaatttgtctacccaccgtgtgctattttcttgagagaagcctctagttaaaactatggcccccgggtctatcttttatcatatattaaaaccaaaaatacctgctgcattttttttgtatttttgtttgatCTATCTATAAAAAACTATAACGTTTAATCTTGCTTATAaccattgagggattgacaaccccttggcTCGTTGGGTCGCAAGTATtcgttgtttgtgtgcaggtgctatttagtAGTCGTTGTTggttatcctactggattgataaccttagtttcataactgaggaaaatacttatctttaCTATACCGCATAATACTCTcatcttcgaggaaatcccaacgcagttcacaagtagcaagaatttctggcgctgttgccggggagacatcatcgacaactatcaagtacctacgcataaactttcATGTCCTTGGATTTAGTTGAGATTTCTTAAGATTTAAATTGAATGCGTTAATGGATGACGTTGTTGGGAACGTGTcaatttgattgagttaatgcacgtgtcaaatgggccagcccaaaTTGACCGCGCTTGAGCGGAAGGTCGCCTGTAAGACGCTCGCACACGTAATATAGGGTTTGCCGTGGGGTTGGAGGAAGTGAAGTGAGACTACCAACTCCCCCCTTCAGGAGCAGAGATGTTGATTTAAAAAATTATAAATAGCAGTAAGGaaacatgatgcgaaatggacgtatctcCCTACATGGGCCAGGCGCACAGCCCCCCTTGCCCATGCGCCATAGAGGAAACTCTAGCCCCCAatacaaggaaaggggggagaTTTGGAGGCCAAGTCCCCCCCTTTGGCCGTCGGCCCTAGGGGCTTGAAGGGCAAGCCTCCAACACCCCCTCCCCCCACGCCTATATAAAGGGCGAGGCGCACAGGCACAACAGTcattccaaccctaggcgcctcccCTCCTTgctactccacctcctcctctggcagacgcttggcgaagccctgcagaattccttccaccaccaccactaggTCGTACTGCTGGCCTAGATCTCATCTACATCTCCCTCTCGCTTGCTGGATGAAGATGAAGGAGGCGTCACTGAGACGGACATGTGCATATCTAGGAGGTGCCATTCGTACGGTGCTGGATCAGATTGGATCACGAAGAAAGTACAACTACACCAACCACGTTCATTAGAACttttccgctatcggtctacaagggtatgtagactcAATCTCACTCATTGCTAGCATCTAGTAGATTTGATCTTGGTTGAATTCGTTATCTCGTAGGAATTTTTCTCCATGCAACGATTCCTAACAGAAATAAACATAGCTGGGACCCAAACCACAAAAAATATACCATCTCTATCATTTGCATGTGGGACCCAGACCACAaaaaagatctctctctctctctctcaaattcaATCTCTTGTTCATAGGACGTGATAACAAGCAAGCACCAAACAATATTTTTTAATTGCTTaggattgttggggaacatagcatgcaatttcaaaaaaaatcctacgatcacgcaagacctatctaggagatgcatagcaacgagagggggagagtgtgtccacgtaccctcgtagaccgaaagcggaagcgttagcttaatgcggttaatgtagtcgaacgtcttctcgattcaaccgatcaagcaccgaacgtacggcacctccgagttctacacacgttcagctcgatgacgtccctcgaactcttcatccagcaaagtgtcgagggtgGCTTTCTtgaacacgatggcgtggtgatggtgatggtgaagtaatctgcgcagggcttcgcctaagcactacgacaatatgaccggaggagtaaacggtggaggggggcaccgcacacggctaagaacaattgatgtgccttagaggtgccctcccggccccgtatataaaggagggagaggggaggaggccggcctaggggcgcgccaagtggggggagtcccacttggactcctagtccaattcggcccccctttccttttaccggaaggggaaagggggaaggagagggagaaggagaaggaaaggggggccgcgccccctcccctagtccaattcggactccgcccttgggggggcgcgccacccttgtgggctgccttgcctccctcctatggcccgtagggcccatatcttcccctgggggattccggtaacccccccggtactccgatacgtacccgatacattccgaaacacttccggtgtccgaatactatcatccaatatatcagtctttacctctcgaccattttgagactcctcgtcatgtccgtgatctcatccgggactccgaacaacatttggtcaccaaatcacataactcataatacaagtcgtcatcaaacgttaagcgtgcggaccctacgggttcgagaactatgtagacatgaccgagacacctctccggtcaataaccaatagcgaaacctggatgctcatattggctcccacatattctacgaagatatttatcggtcgaaccgcaatgacaacatacgttatttcttttgtcatcggtatgttacttgcgcgagattcgattgtcggtatcctcatacctagttcaatctcgttaccggcaagtctctttactcgttccgtaatgcatcatcctgtaactaactcattagtcacattgcctgcaatgcttattatgatgtgcattaccgagagggcccagagatacctctccgatactcggagtgacaaatcctaatctcgatctatgccaatccaacaaaacaccttcggagatacctgtagagcatctttgtaatcacccatttacgttgtgacatttgatagcacacaaggtattcctccggtttccgggagttgcataatttcatagtcaaaggaacatgtataagtcatgaagaaagcaatagcaataaaactgaacgatcattatgctaagctaacggatgggtcttgtctatcacatcattctcctaatggtgtgatcccgttcatcaaatgacaacacatgtctatggttaggaaacttaaccatctttgattaacgagctagtctagtagaggcttactagggacactattttgtctatgtatccacacatgtatcaagtttctggttaatacaattctagcgtgaataatagatatttatcatgatataaggaaatataaataacaactttattattgcctctagggcatatttccttcagtctcccacttgcactagagtcaataatctagattacaatgtaatgattctaacacccatggagtcttggtggtgatcatgttttgctcgtggaagacgcttagtcaacgggtctgccacattcagatccgtatgtattttgaaaatctctatgtctccctccttgacttgaccacagatggagttgaagcatctcttgatgtgtttggatcttttgtgaaatctggattccttcgccaaggctattgctccagtattgtcacaaaagattttcattagacccgatgcactaggtattacacctagatcggttatgaactccttcatccagactccttcattcgctgcttccgaaggagctatgtactccgcttcacacgtagatcccgccacgacgctttgcttggaattgcaccaactgacagctccatcattcaatataaatacatatccggtttgcgatttagagtcatccggatcagtgtcaaagctagcatcgacgtaaccatttacgacgagctctttgttacctccataaacgagaaacatatccttagtccttttcaggtacttcaggatgttcttgaccgctgtccagtgatccactcatggattactttggtacctccctgctatacttatagcaaggcacacaacaggtctagtacacaacatagcatacatgacagaacctatggctgaggcatagggaatgactttaattttctctctatcttctgcagtggtcgggcattgagtctgactcaacttcacaccttgtaacacatgcaagaaccctttctttgactgatacattttgaacttcttcaaaactttatcaaggtatgtgctttgtgaaagtccaattaagcgtcttgatctatctctatagatcttgatgcccaatatataagcagcttagGTCTtacatcgaaaaactcttattcaagtatccttttatgctatccagaaattctatatcatttccaatcaatatgccatccacatataatattagaaatgctacagagctcccactcactttcttgtaaatacagacttctccaaaagtctgtataaaaccatatgctttgatcacctcatctaagtgtatattccaactccgacaggcttgcaccagtccataaatggatcactggagcttgtacactttgtcagcacctttaggatagacaaaaccttctggctgcatcatatacaactcttctttaagaaatccattaaggaatgcagttttgacatacatttgccagatttcataatcataaaatgcggcaattgctaacatgattcagacagaattaagcatcgctactggtgagaaggtctcatcgtagtcaactccttgaacttatcgaaaacctttcgcgacaagtcaagctttgtagaccatcagcgtcagtcttcttcttgaagatccatttattctctatggcttgccgatcatcgggcaagtccgttccagactttgttctcatacatggatcccatctcagatttcatggcctcaagccattttgcggaatctgggctcatcatcgcttcctcatagttcgtaggttcgtcatggtctagtaacatgacttccagaacaggattaccttaccactctggtgcgaaacatgctttggttaacctacgaggttggtagtaacttgatttgaagtttcatgatcatcatcattagcttcctcactaactggtttaggcatcactggaactgatttctgtgatgaactactttccaattcaagagaaggtacaattacctcatcaagttctactttcctcccactcacttctttcgagagaaactccttctctagaaaggatccattcttagcaacaaagatcttgccttcggatctatgatagaaggtgtacccaacagtttcttttgggtatcctatgaagacgcacttctccgatttgtgtccgagcttatcaggctgaagctttttcacataagcatcgcaaccccaaactttaagaaacgacagcttaggtttcttgccaaaccatagttcatacggtgtcgtctcaacggatttagacggtgccctatttaaagtgaatgcaactgtctctaatgcataaccccaaaacaatagtggtaaatcggtaagagacatcatagatcgcaccatatctaataaagtacggttacgacgtccggacacaccattacgttgtggtgttccaggtggcgtgagttgtgaaactattccacattgttttaaatgaaggccaaactcgtaactcaaatattcgcctccgcgatcagatcgtataaactttattctcttgttacgatgattctccacttcactctgaaattctttgaacttttcaaatgtttcagacttgtgtttcattaagtagatatacccatatctgctcaaatcatctgtgaaggtcagaaaataacgatacccgccgtgagcctcaacactcattggaccgcatacatcagtatgtattatttccaataagtcagtagctcgctctaTTTTCCCGGAGAACGGagtgttagtcatcttgcccatgaggcatggttcgcaagcatcaaatgattcataatcaggtgactccaaaagtccatctacatggagtttcttcatgcgctttacaccaatatgacttaaacggtagtgccacaaatatgttgcactatcattatcaacttgcatcttttggcatcaatattatgaatatatgtatcaccacaatcgagattcaacaaaaatagaccacactccaagggtgcatgaccataaaagatattactcatataaatagaacaaccattattctctgatttaaatgaataaccgtctcgcattaaacaagatccagatataatgttcgtgctcaacgctggcaccaaataacaattattcaggtctaaaactaatcccgaaggtagatgtagaggtagcgtgccgacggcgatcacatcgaccttggaaccattcctgacgcgcatcgtcacctcgtccttagccaatcttcgtttaatccgtagtccttgttgaaggaaatatgccctagaggcaataataaagttattatttattcccttattccatgataaatgtttattattcatgctagaattgtattaaccggaaacttagtacatgtgtgaatacatagacaaaacaaagtgtccctagtatgcctctacttgactagctcgtttatcgaagatggttatgtttcctaaccatagacatgtgttgtcatttgacgaacgggatcacatcattaggagaatgatgtgatggacaatacccattcgttagcttagcattatgatcgttacagtttcattgctactgctttcttcatgacttatacatgttcctcagactatgagattatgcaactcccgaataccggaggaacaccttgtgtgttatcaaatatcacaacgtaactgggtgattataaagatgctctacaggtgtctccaatggtgtttgttgagttggcatagatcgagattaggatttgtcactccgtgtatcggagaggtatctctgggccctctcggtaatgcacatcactataagccttgcaagcattgtgactaatgagttag
Proteins encoded:
- the LOC123100456 gene encoding WRKY transcription factor 22-like, giving the protein MDSADWGLEAVVRSCGGSTVLPASEAEPEPTAARAGRGVVARVASSGEFVGQRMKAASSSSSSLYDVMERPRAPFSITPSSTSRERNVPISFSTSGQTLPGRKQTGRKPGVGTPTHRRRKTSKKKVVRLVPVAHGGVANSTADDLWAWRKYGQKPIKASPFPRAYYKCSSLRACTARKLVDRSPAKPEVLIVTYIDDHCHAVPVPITTLAHHPPKSPRGTTTAGEAVSVSSCIAAELADDKSKLRAPVGLDDFFGSFDDTVFSRTWATTFVDDGFLPSSL